GGAGGTGGGGCCGGGTTCCCAGGTGTTTGCCGCCACCGTGGCCACCCTGGGAAGCCTCCGCATCAGGGCCACCCGGGTGGGGGAGGACTCCACCTTTGGCCGGGTCATCAAGCTGGTGGAAGAAGCGGAAGCCCACCGCGCTGAAGTCCAGCGTCTGGCCGACAAATTCAGCAGCTATTACCTGCCGGTGGTGGCTGGGGTGACGGCGGTCACGTGGCTTTTGAGCCGCAACCCTCTGGCTGCGGCCGCGGTGTTGGTGGTGGCTTGCTCCTGCTCCTTTGCCCTGGCCACCCCGGTGGCCATGCTGGCCTCCATTGGCGCTGCCGCCAGGCGCGGCTTGCTCATTAAGGGCGGCAAGTACCTGGAGGAGCTGGCCCGCGCCGATGTGCTGTTGGTGGACAAAACCGGCACCCTCACCTTAGGACGCCCGCAAATTACCGATGTGGTTCCCCTTAACAACCTTCCCGCCGCTGAAATCTTGCGCCTGGCCGCCTCGGCGGAGCGCTACTCCGAGCACCCGTTGGCGGAAGCGGTGCGGGCCGCGGCAGCCGCCCAAGGGCTTTCGCTCCTTGAGCCCCAGACTTTCACCCCTATCCCCGGCTTAGGCGTCCAAGCGCAGGTCAACGGCCACCAGGTGGTGGTGGGAAGCCCCAGACTTGCCCCTGAAGCGCAAAACTTGCCCGCCCTGCAGCAGCTCCAAGCTTCGGGCAAAACGCTGCTTTTGGTGGTTGTGGATGGTCAAGCGGTGGGGATTTTGGCTGCCGCCGACACCCTGCGGCCGGAAGTGCCCCAGGCGCTTGCCCAGCTCAAAGCCTTAGGGATCGAACAGGTGGAGCTTCTCACCGGGGACAACCCGCAAACCGCTGCCCGTTTGGCCGAAGAGCTTGGTGTGCGCTTCCGGGCCAACCTCTTGCCCGAGGACAAGATCCGCATCGTCAAGGAGTACCAAAGGCAAGGGCACAGGGTGGTGATGATCGGCGATGGCGTCAACGACGCCCCCGCCTTGGCGCAGGCCAACGTGGGCATTGCCATGGGGGCAGCGGGCACCGACGTGGCTTTGGAAGCGGCGCACCTGGCCCTCATGCGCGAAGACTGGACCCTGGTCCCCGAAGCCTTCCGCCTCGCCCGCCATACCATGGGCGTGGTTTTGGGCAACCTCCTCTTCACTGCGCTTTACAACCTGGCCGGTCTTTCCCTGGCCGCCCTCGGCCTTCTCCCACCCACCGTCGCTGCTGCTGCCCAATCCCTGCCGGACCTTGGCATCCTCGGCAACTCCGCCCGCTTGTTGCAGGCCGGGAAAAGCCGGTGAAAAGCGTGGCCAGTGGGACGCGAAGGGTTTAGGGGCAAACAAAAGTGGTGGCGATCCTTCTTCGGCTGCGGTCCCGCCGCCCACCCAGCGCCAAACGCCGTAGCAGCTGCGACCTACGAGAGCGGCGTTTTTCGCGATTCTTCCCCCTGCCGCACGCGGGACAAGGCGGAGGCAAAAAGGCCGGTGGGAACGGCCACGATCCCCAAACCCAGCAGCAAGATGCAAACCGTAAAAAACCTGCCGCCGAAGGTCACCGGATACACATCGCCGTAACCCACCGTGGTGAGCGTCACCGCCGCCCACCAAAGCCCATCAAATACCGAGGCGAAACGCTCCGGCTGGGCTTCGTGCTCAAAGAAGTAAATACCCACAGCGGAAATGTAAAGAAAAATCGAAGCAGCGACAAAGAACAGCACCAGCTCTTCCCGCACCAAAAGAAAGGCACGGCGCATTCTCTCCATTGCTTGCCCGTAGCGAGCGAGCTTCAGCAGGCGGAAAACCCGCAAAAACCGCACCGCCCGCAACGCGCGCAAATCCAGGCCGGTGGACAAATAAAAGGGAGCAATGGCAATGAGATCCACCAGGCCGAAAAAGCTGAAGATGTACCTTGTTTTCCTTTCCGCCACCAAAACACGCAGCAGGTACTCGAGTGTGAAAAGCCCCACGGTGATGGTTTCCACAGCGCTCAGAAACTCTTGCCACGCCGGTGGCAGATTGGGCAAGGTTTCCACAGAAAAGGAAACCAAAGAAACCAGCACCAGCGCTTGCACCGTCCAATCAAAGGCTCTCCCCGCTGGGGTATCCGATTGTTCCACGATCTGTCGCAATTTTTTCATGGTCAGCATGACCACCTCCTGCCTGCCAAACAGCTGATTGTAACCAGCACAAGAGTGAAGGTGGCGCGCGGTCCGTCGCGGGTTGAAAAACAAACTGCGGGTTCTGCGCTCCTTCGCAGGTCGTTTTGCTGTCAGCCGGCGCGGAGCGCCGGCCCCACATTTTTCGCGGCGGTCCCCCAGGCGGAAATTCGGAAAGAAAAATGCAAGAGCAGCGGCAAAAAAGCAAAGCCCCCAAGAGTGAGCCCTGGGGGCTTGCTGCGTGCGATTCCGTTGAAGCTAGGCAGAAGCGGGGCTTGGTGCGGGCTTCAAGGTGAGCAGGTGCTTGATGGTGAGGAAGACGCCGGCTACCACCACAAGGCCGTGGACAAAGGCGATGAACATCCAGAAGCGAATGGGCTGCGCGGCGAGCATGTAGGGCTGCCCCTGGACGCGCTCCAGGTAGGTTTGCAGGACGCCAGCCACTGCAAAAGCCAGGCTCATGCCCAAAACGCCCAAGGCGGTGAGCCAAAAGCCGGTGTGGCCGGTTTTTTCGTCGTACTCAAAACCAGGAAAGCCCTTAATGCGCGGGATGGCAAAGTAGTAAAAGGTGAGGTTCAACAGCACGTAAGCGCCGTAAAAGGCCAAATGCCCGTGGGAAACCGTTACCTGCGAGCCGTGGGTGTAGTAGTTGATTTGCGGCAAGGTGTGGGCAAAGCCGAAAAGCCCCGCCCCCACGAAGTGCAAGATCACACCGCCCACCAGGTACACCCAGGTGAGCTTGGGCCTCATGGGCTCCTTGCGGTGCTTGATATCCCGCCAGGTGTCGTAAACCATGAGCAAAATGGGGAAAGGCTCCAGCGCCGAGAAAATGCCACCCACCGCCAGCCAGTACTTAGGTGCCCCCAGCCAGTAGTAGTGATGGCCGGTGCCGGCAATGCCAGTAAACAGGAAGAGGCCCAATTCCACGTACAGCCATTTCTCCACGACTTTGCGCTCCACACCGGTAAGCTTCATGAGCATGTAAGCCGTCATGGCGGCAGCAATGAGCTCCCAGGCCCCTTCCACCCAAAGGTGCACCACCCACCACCAGTAGTACCAGTCCACCGAGAGGTTGCGGTAGAAGGGTATCCCAAAGAGGTAAAGGATGGCCAGGAAGAACAAACCGGCCAAAAGCGAGCCCTGGGTCATGGTCCAGCGCTTGGCCTTAATGATGGTCATGCCCACGTTGAAAAGGAACATGAGCGCGCCAATGACCACCAGGAAATCCAGGGGCCGCGGGATTTCCAAAAGCGGGCGGCCCTGGGTCCAGCCAAACACAAAACCCACCAGCGCCACCACCCCGGTCACCGCTAAAAGCCCCAGCTGCACCAGAGCTAGCTTGGGCGAGTAAAGCTCCGAGTTGGTTTCCTCAGGGACCAGGTAGTACGTGGCTCCCATAAAGCCCAAAAGCAGCCACAACACCAGCAGGTTGGTGTGGAAAGCCCGGGCTGTGGAAAACGGGAAGGCGTCAACGATGGATTGGGGGATGGTGGTGAAGTAGTTGGTGGCCAACCAAAGGCCCATGAGCACCTGCAGCCCGAAAAGCAAAAGGGAAACCACAAAGTAGGGGTACGCAACCGATTGGCTCTTATGGGTCATGGCTCACCTCCCGTGACTGGCCGCCAAGCTCACGATGAACTCACCCACGAGCCGGCGTTGCTCGGGGGAGAGGTGCGAGTAGGCGGGCATAGCGGCACCTGGGGCCTGTTTTTCCGGGTTTTCCAGAAAGCTCGCAATCCAGTCGGCCGAACGTCGAGCTCCAATCCACTCAAAGCGGGGACCCTTGGCCGTACCGGCATCGCCGAGCTTGTGGCACGCCAAGCAGTCCTCTTGCTTAACAAGCGCAGCTCCCGGGGAAAGCGTGGCGGAAGCCAGAAGGTTTTCGGTGCTCCGCTTCCAGCGCTTGGTGGAGTCCTGAGGGGGCCAGTCGTGGTTTTCGATTTCCGAAACCCATTTCAAGTAGGCCACGATGTCGGCAATTTCTTGCTGGCTTAAGTTTTGCTTGGGCATCTTGCGGAAGGAATCGGCAAACGCCACGTCCGGTGCGGTAAGCCTCCGGGCAATGGCGTCTTCTCCCAGACGGGTGTAGGCCCGGGTGAGGTCCGGCGCGTAGTACCCTCCAAACCCCAAAATCGTGTGGCAGTCGTTGCAGTTGTACTTTTCAAAGGCTCGCTTCCCCGCTACCACCTGCTCGTCCAGCCGATCGGCGTGGGTGAGCGCATCGAACTGCCGATGCGTGTCCACCGTGAGGGCCAGGAACAGGGCCAGGGA
The genomic region above belongs to Thermoanaerobaculum aquaticum and contains:
- a CDS encoding ion transporter, with the protein product MLTMKKLRQIVEQSDTPAGRAFDWTVQALVLVSLVSFSVETLPNLPPAWQEFLSAVETITVGLFTLEYLLRVLVAERKTRYIFSFFGLVDLIAIAPFYLSTGLDLRALRAVRFLRVFRLLKLARYGQAMERMRRAFLLVREELVLFFVAASIFLYISAVGIYFFEHEAQPERFASVFDGLWWAAVTLTTVGYGDVYPVTFGGRFFTVCILLLGLGIVAVPTGLFASALSRVRQGEESRKTPLS
- a CDS encoding heavy metal translocating P-type ATPase, with protein sequence MAKTVRLEVPIKGMDCAQCAHHVEKAIAQLPGVAAVEVFLAAEKAVVHGDPQQLDLAAIRQAVEGAGYSVPEMPEAPTSRERVPRHFTLLLAAVFALVLLVVVAGEWLGLFEKLNVAVPFPLGLALVLVGGYPVFRNVLRAALRRQVTSHTLMTLGAVAALAVGEWVAAAIVVLFMRVGDFVERFTGESARRAVRDLTLLAPQTARVERSGAEVEVPVGEVKPGETVIVRPGERIPVDGEVVAGHATVDQAAITGEAMPVEVGPGSQVFAATVATLGSLRIRATRVGEDSTFGRVIKLVEEAEAHRAEVQRLADKFSSYYLPVVAGVTAVTWLLSRNPLAAAAVLVVACSCSFALATPVAMLASIGAAARRGLLIKGGKYLEELARADVLLVDKTGTLTLGRPQITDVVPLNNLPAAEILRLAASAERYSEHPLAEAVRAAAAAQGLSLLEPQTFTPIPGLGVQAQVNGHQVVVGSPRLAPEAQNLPALQQLQASGKTLLLVVVDGQAVGILAAADTLRPEVPQALAQLKALGIEQVELLTGDNPQTAARLAEELGVRFRANLLPEDKIRIVKEYQRQGHRVVMIGDGVNDAPALAQANVGIAMGAAGTDVALEAAHLALMREDWTLVPEAFRLARHTMGVVLGNLLFTALYNLAGLSLAALGLLPPTVAAAAQSLPDLGILGNSARLLQAGKSR
- a CDS encoding cbb3-type cytochrome c oxidase subunit I, coding for MTHKSQSVAYPYFVVSLLLFGLQVLMGLWLATNYFTTIPQSIVDAFPFSTARAFHTNLLVLWLLLGFMGATYYLVPEETNSELYSPKLALVQLGLLAVTGVVALVGFVFGWTQGRPLLEIPRPLDFLVVIGALMFLFNVGMTIIKAKRWTMTQGSLLAGLFFLAILYLFGIPFYRNLSVDWYYWWWVVHLWVEGAWELIAAAMTAYMLMKLTGVERKVVEKWLYVELGLFLFTGIAGTGHHYYWLGAPKYWLAVGGIFSALEPFPILLMVYDTWRDIKHRKEPMRPKLTWVYLVGGVILHFVGAGLFGFAHTLPQINYYTHGSQVTVSHGHLAFYGAYVLLNLTFYYFAIPRIKGFPGFEYDEKTGHTGFWLTALGVLGMSLAFAVAGVLQTYLERVQGQPYMLAAQPIRFWMFIAFVHGLVVVAGVFLTIKHLLTLKPAPSPASA
- a CDS encoding c-type cytochrome, which produces MSEKLAKFIFWGGTLSSLALFLALTVDTHRQFDALTHADRLDEQVVAGKRAFEKYNCNDCHTILGFGGYYAPDLTRAYTRLGEDAIARRLTAPDVAFADSFRKMPKQNLSQQEIADIVAYLKWVSEIENHDWPPQDSTKRWKRSTENLLASATLSPGAALVKQEDCLACHKLGDAGTAKGPRFEWIGARRSADWIASFLENPEKQAPGAAMPAYSHLSPEQRRLVGEFIVSLAASHGR